In the genome of Impatiens glandulifera chromosome 6, dImpGla2.1, whole genome shotgun sequence, the window GACCGATAgaaacattttataaaattatttactcTTACAATATTTCAGCATTCTCTGATTTTTCCTCGATATAGTTTCATTCTCCTCTGATATAGTTCTCTTCTCCATTTTATTAGTTAGCACAAGTTAAGTAAGATCTGACATGTATCATCtgtatttttattgatttcagTATAGCTAGCAGATTAGAAGAAGATGGAAGTCAGTAATTAACACAACAAAtacttttacaaattaaaatgaaaatataattaacttattttcaTCATCGTTGCAAAGTAATATCAAATTTATGCATATTATAGCTCTATGTTATTTTCAGGTTATTCAATATTAGGCTTTCAATATGCTTAAAATGTTGTGATTTGTACATAATCATATGCACACCTATATTAATATTGAATCAATTCGCTAGGTTATGTTATTGATAATGATGTAttgattaatttgtttgtttattatatgATGTATATACATTGAAGCAATCTCTGTTATTTGACTTTAGGATGTTCAATTCCTTAAGTGTTTTATATGACTATGTTTCACTATCTATTGGTTCCTCATTAATTTGTTTGGTTGACTATGTTGCCATAATCAGGTACCAATTGAATCTAATGTTCATACTCAACgataatgttttatttgaaaacaaatatttcatgCATTGTATGATTAATAAAGAGACAATATATTGGAGATGGAAGATATCAAGATTTTTCactaatatttatatcatttgtATTGCTTGTGACGTCATCCTTTTTTTAGCTTATTTTAGTTATCATAGgagtaatatttttcaaatgggATGTTTTATAAACAATACAATGAAATTCTCGTTGTGGCGATGATTCAACAATTTGTCAAATAAAGATGTTGATTGCTTATTTATGACAATGATTTAAATGAGTTGTATATGTTTTGTATTCTCACATATTTTGGACTCCATGTGTTGTGCACACACTTAATTTGGCTTTGAAGAATATATGTGCTGCTAAGAATATCGAGTCTAATGAGGATGTATATGTTGAGTGTCACTGGATTACAGAGGTTGGAGACAAAGCACTAATGATTAAGAATTATATTCTTAATCATAATATGGTTTTAACAATGTTTAATCAATTTGCTCCTTTAAAACTTATTTCTATTGCTCAAACGAGATTTGCTTCGATACTTGTCATGCTCAAAAGATTTAAATTAGTGAAACGAGCAATTGAATCAATGGTTCTTTGTAATGAGTGGAGTACTTACCGAGAATGTGATCCCTCGAAAGCTCAAACTATTAGGAGCACGGTGCTTGATGATTTATGGTGGGATaaacttgattatattataGAATTCACTGCTCCTATTTTTGATATGCTTCGTTTTGCGGATACCGATAGACCTTAACTTCATTTGATATATGATATGTGGGACGATGTGATAGAGAAggtaaaaaatatcatatataggCATGAAGAGAAAGAGCTCACGGAGGGTTCTGAATTTTATGATGTAGTCTATGCAATACTAACAGATAGATGGACTAAAAGCTCTTCACCGCTTCATTGCTTGGCTCATTCACTAAATCCGAGgtgaacttttattttataatataataccATACTTCTTAAgatcatttttgtcatctttgagctttaatttaatttatttatttgtttttgtttaggtATTATAGTGACACATGGCTTAGTGCCGCTCCGAATCGTATTCCTCCTCATCTTGATATTAAGCTATCGGAAGAAAGAAATAAGTTCCTCAAACGATACTTTCCATCAAGTGAAGCAAGAACAGCGGTAAATATTGAATTTGCTCGCTTTTCGGGGCAAATGGATATTTTTGGTTGTCCCGATTCCGTGGAAGAAAGAGGCATTATGGAACCACGAATGTGGTGGATTGTTCGTGGAGCTTCAGCAACAAATCTCCAAAAAATAGCTTTGAAACTATTAAGCCAAccttgttcttcttcttgttgtgAGCGAAATTGGAGCACATATTCCTTTATTCACTCAATTCGAAGGAATAAGATACTACCAAAACGAGCGGAAGATTTAGTTTTTGTGCACAACAATCTTAGGCTTCTTTCAAGAACGAATGAACATTACAAATAAGGACAATCAAGGTTGTAGGATGTAGGAGGTGACCGATTTGATCCGCTTGATGGTGCCAAAGAACTTGAAATATCTAGCCTTTCACTAGATGAGCCGGAGTTTGAAGCAATGTTTTTACAAGATGATTAAGACTGTTGGCAATATAGAAGTCAGATTGTAACTTTGtgtacttataatttatataattatataattatattttatatgacgtATCCCCGCACCCGAAtccttgttttttaaattttgccgAATCGGCGTATCCTCGCATTGCGCACCCGCACTCACGCATCCGTATCCGTGCTTCCTGGatctattataatttgttaacaGGTCAACTACTTATTTtacctttttctttttcatattagATATTTAAGAGCATTCTCTTTATTGACTCTCTCAAATTTAATTAGGTATACCATGTCTATAAGACatttattattacatttatCTTCAGCTTAATTTGTCCAATAAACATGTGTCATTGtctaaaataacttattttcacaaataaaatatttcacaaTCATATATAAACTTCATCTTTTATTGATTGTTTCCTTTTTTACTTTCATGGTGTCTaactaaataagaaattataacttacataacaataaaataaatatagctAACTTCTAACAACCAACTAACTACCAAATAACTATAATTGTTACACTATAGTTAACATTTGTAAATATGTTACAACATTTCTTGATCAACTTACACAGCCATGTCACTAATATGTAGCTGATTTTGCGCATCAAATTACAATGAATTTTAGGGACTAAATTTACAACTAGTATGATTAAGTCATTTTGCAACCGGTATAAAGGATTGCAAATAAAACTAGTATGGATTTTAcaatctttatttaaaatattttttatataaaaatggtCAAGgtgtaaaattatttcaaacccATTAATTTCTGGgcattatttttttcctttgtaCCAATAGTCTTCTCTCATCATCTTTCGACTCTAACTCTCTTACTCTTTACTCTTTATGAGAACAAATATTAGTTTAAACTAAAGGTTTATATTCACAATAAAACTTTAATggtctaaattataaaaataaagtttaaaaacttgtataataattttttttttatctatatgtAGTTTTCCCTCCATTCAATACAACGAATATCGCGTGTGGATAAATAATAGAcgtagaaaaattaaatttcaatgtATAAAGCGTTTGAAATATTAGTCTAAATAAAACTTTTCTAACTGGCAATAAAACTTTAAGGGTCTACATACAAGATCAAAATTTAGGAACTTGTATAATAgaaaatacttatttatattttctcttaattCAATACAACAACATGTGTTGTGTGGACCAAGATATGAAGAataatctttataaaaaaaattaaattgcaaTGTACATATAAGGTGTTTGTTAGAGACAGATATTAGtctaaattaaagttttttaattctcaataaattttaaagacTAGACTGACTATAAAAACAAAGTTTAGGGGcttgtattataaaatatacttaattgTACTTTTTCCTCAATTTATCTTGAAGTGGATGGTCATCCCTCTATACTTTTGAATGGGTGATATAAATGGAACAATACAGGAatctttttgaaacaaaatgaaaacttttcaaaatatttataaatggaACAATACAGGAatctttttgaaacaaaatgaacacttttcaaaatatttgagaaGCAAATCTCGTCGTCCAAGGAGACTAGTTGTCTCCTTGTGATcttaaaaatatctttaattcaaGTTTTGTTTCTAACCTCTTCTATCTTTTAGTATTTGGTTGGTAGAAATCAAACTATCAAACTATAGGTAACGTATcaaatttctttttcatttatattattattgtgaaaTATTCTCTCATCATGTCTTGTTTTTCACAACAGGtgaatgaaattgttttatttgtttctttaaaaaatgaatccttaagaaatataaaattataaacaaaatttcataTGAGAGATCATAATAACTTAACCTTAggaatttattatcttttatttttttcatacgAGATATCTCCCACTTATTGATCATTCATTTGCATCATTATGGTTTCAAAACTAAAAGAACATTTACATTTTCTAGCTAGTATTTTGTGTTCCCACTTATATTTACATTAACACCACTAGTTTCCTTCATCATCCTTTTCAAAGTTGAACTCCTTTTCATCTGCATcacccatttttttaaattaaaaagaaaaacaaatattcgTTTTAGCCAAAATAAACAACAAAACCAAAGTGTAttagcaaaaaaataaattaaaagaataaaaggaGTATATTATTAAGAATCTCATATTATTTTCCTATGTAATGGAATAACTCatcattaaagaaaaataattaggaaTTTATCACTGCAGAGATGCCAAGTTTGAAAGCAAACCAGTGATTAGAGTTGCATCAACCATGGTGATTTCTCTCTCAAATGAAATCTGAGAATAAAAGTTGAAATCAATCCATACTAAATGGCCGCACTTTGTGACTTGTAATCATGTGCTGATGCTGCAGTtgagacaaaaataaaataaaatatgtcgTTGCTCGAGGTGTTTGAGTCTGCTTTGGGACGACAAGGACACGTGAGGGTGATCGGGATGGGATCGGGAATACATCACACTCACTCCAGACCCAATCAAAGGGGAAGTTCTTCTTCTAATGTCAACTCACATGTGTCACAACAAACGCTGATGGAGGAGAACAAAATCCTACGAGAAGAGGTGGAGATGTTGCGCGCAAATTAGGAAGCACAAATTGACGCACATGAGCAGAGGATGAACAATATTCAGGCACAAGTGTGCGCACAACAAGAGGCTTTAGAGGCGCATGTGTGCGCACAACAAGAGGCTTTAGAAGCGCTCATGTCTAGGATTCCCCCTCCTCCCCCCAATTAGTGATTAACATACGAtttgatttgagatttttgtatTACGATTTCAGATTTTTGTCGAATTTggaattaaatttgatttatgaaTTGTCTTTTCTTTGcgtaaaaatatttgaaacaggttttgtgaaattcaaaaaataaccaaaaactAGAGAGTGACAATTATTAATGTCGGCGTTAGGGAAGGTCGACGTTAATAAGTGAACCATAAAAACCAGAGAGCGAcaattattaaccacgacgttaTCCTaatgtcgtggttaataatgataCATTATTATGATGGATTGATCGGCTAGGAAGTCTGCAACAACACTTCTTTTGACGGATTTCTGAGCGGTATATGTTATGTCGTATTtagaaatcatcatcatccatttagtGGGTTTAGGTGACAAAAACGTTCGCTGGAATAGATAATGTATGAGATCTAATTGGGATACCAACTTGATCGAATGGGCTTGAATATAGTGCCTGAGTCTTTTAGTGACCCATGTAAGTGCCCAACATACATTTTCAGGTAGAGAATAGTTCGATTTGCATCCCGTCATTCTCTTATTAAGATAGTAGACAACGACTTCGAGTTTACTAtcgttttcttgagccaacaggCTTCCCATAGCCGAGTTTAAGTGGAGTGAATATTGGTTACTACAAATcgatattgattttgatttaattttttcaaccagACTTCAACAATTTAGTCGCAACCGAAACACTAAgagattattattaaaaaaaatgaagagaaagGCAATCCTATGAATGAGCGTGCCGTCGTGAGATGCAATCGTGTCATCGCGAGACGTGACCAACCGTGTTGCGACTGTGCCGCATCTTCTCTTTCCACGCTGCCACGACAATGACGCGACTGTGCTGCCTCTTTGACTTCCATGCTGCTGCGACCGTGAAAAATGGTTGGTCGCCTTCCGTATTCACCATTCTCCATTTAAGGTttgagtttagagagaagga includes:
- the LOC124943061 gene encoding uncharacterized protein LOC124943061; protein product: MWDDVIEKVKNIIYRHEEKELTEGSEFYDVVYAILTDRWTKSSSPLHCLAHSLNPRYYSDTWLSAAPNRIPPHLDIKLSEERNKFLKRYFPSSEARTAVNIEFARFSGQMDIFGCPDSVEERGIMEPRMWWIVRGASATNLQKIALKLLSQPCSSSCCERNWSTYSFIHSIRRNKILPKRAEDLVFVHNNLRLLSRTNEHYK